The sequence below is a genomic window from Candidatus Methylomirabilota bacterium.
TGGCGCGGACCGATGCGCACTTGGCCTCGAAGCCGTAGAGCCGCACCAGGTCCTGCTGATAGGGGACGAACTGCTCGAGCATCGTCAGGGTGGTGAAGCGGTGACCGAGGAGGCAGGCCACCGCCATGGACGCCTCGGAGATGGAGACCACCGGAACGTCGAGGGCCTCCTTGAGCGCGTCGATCCCGACCCGGCCGAAGCCGGCCAGGACGACCGCATCGGGCCGATGGACCTTCACGGCCTCCAGGCAGGTCCGGATCATGTAGGCCCCGGAGAGGTAGTCGCCGAGCGCGGAGTCGATGTTGCGGGTGCCGCCCTTGGTCGTGACGCTCACGAGCTCCGTCCCCGGCGCCGCGCCCCGCCGGGCCGATTCCATGATCGCCGCCGTCACCGTTTCCGAGCTGTTCGGATTGATCACCAGGAGCTTCATCGCGTCCTCCTCTCCGCGAGGCCGGCAAGCCACCCGCCATCTTAGCCCCGACCCTTCGCCCGCGTCCACGCCGGGCTTGCACCGCCGGGACGCCCTGGTCTACCATCCCGTTGCCGGCAGCCAACCTCCTGCGCGTGACGTTCACACGAGCCATCGAGATGGCCCGAGGAGGCATGCACGATGCACAGGCGAACCGTCTTCCCTGCCCGGATGACCCGGCGTGACGTGTTGAAGCTGGCGGGCGCCGCGACGGCTTCCACGCTCGGCTTCCCCACCGTCGCTCGCGCCCAGAGGAAGGAGATCGTGGTCGGCGGCGCCGCCAGCCACAAGGCGTTCATGGACCCGACCGTCGTCCCCCTGTTCGAGAAGAAGTACAACTGCAAAATCATCTTCGAAGGCACCAAATCCCTGACCAACCTCGAGAAGATGGTCTCCAACAAGGCCAAGCCCTACCTGTCGGTCGTGATGATGGACGATCCCGTGCTGCTGCTGGCGGTCAAGGAAGACGTGATCGAGAAGCTCACGCCGGCCCGGGTGCCGAATCTGTCGAAGCTGAAGCCGGCGGCGATCCACATGGACGGCATGTGGGTGAACTATCAGCAGCCCTACGCCGGGATCGCCCACAGCACGGACCGGGTCAAGGGCGGCGTGGCTTCGTGGACCGAGCTGTGGGATACGAAGTACAAGGGCAAGGTGATCGTCCCGTCGCTGCAGAACACGGAAGGGCTGGCGAATCTGTTCATGGCGGCTCACCTCGAGACCGGCAAGCCGCTCAAGGAGGCTCAGTACCAGATGGATGCCGCCTTCCGGAAGCTCAAGGCGCTCCGGCCGAATCTCCTGACGGTCTACACGCAGATGCCCCAGGCCTTCAACCTGCTCGAGCAGGGCGAAGCCTGGATGATCGGGGGCGCCCTCTCCTCGTATGCCATGGAGCGGAAGCGGAACAAGGCGCCCCTCGACATGGCCGCTCCGAGGGAAGGGGTGATGGCGATGCCGTCGGGGATCGCCCGGGTGAAGAACGGACCGGAGCCCGAGCTCAGCTACGCCTTCATCAACGAGATGCTCGGCGTGGAATACCAGGCGATCCTGTCCGAGGCGGCGGCTGCCCTCCCCACCAACACGGCAGCGCCCGTCCCGGCCGGCCTGCCCAAGGTCGAGGTGTTCGTGCCCGACTGGGCGTTCGTCGCGACCGAGCGCAAGGGATGGGTGGAGCGCTGGGACAAGGAGATGGCCATCTAAGCTCAAAATCGGAGGGGGTGTCGGAACACCCCCTCCGAAACCTCCCCCGAGGATCGTTGCGGCGGCAAAGCCGCCGCTCGGAGCGAGACATCCGGTGGCGGGGTGGTCAGGCATGAGTCGAGCGCCATATCCCGCGCACTTCTTCACGGACTTTGCCGCTGACCGGCGGCCGACGCTGGCCGCCGGAGGAGGGTGCTCACATGAACGCGACACGTCCATCCCCCTACCGCATTTCCCGCCGTGAGGTCCTGCAGCTCGCGGGGGCGGCCGCCGCGGCCTCGGTCGTCGGCGTCCCCGCCATCGGTCGGGCCCAGACCCGGGAGATGGTGATCGGCGGCGCCGCCGGTCACAAGGTCTTCATGGACCCGGTCATTCCGCTGTTCGAGAAGAAGTACAACTGCAAGATCATTTACGAGGGCACCCGATCGCTCGTGAACCTGCAGAAGATGCAGTCGAACAAGGACAAGCCCTATCTTTCCATCGTGCTCATGGACGACCCGGTCATGATCATGGCCATGGAGGAGGGGCTGCTCGACCGGCTCACCGCCGACAAGGTCCCGGCCCTGAAGAAGCTCAAGCCGGCCGCCATCCACATGGACGGCATGTGGGTCAACTACCAGCAGCCATGGACCGGCATCGGCTACAACACCGACCGGCTCAAGGGCGGGGTGGACTCCTGGACCGCGCTGTGGGACGGGAAGTACAAGGGCCGGGTGGTGGTGCCCTCGCTGCAGAACACCGAGGGCCTCGGCGTCTTCTGGATGGCGGCCCACCTGGAGACGGGCAAGCCGCTCAAGGACGCCCAGTACGAGACCGACGCGGCCTTCAAGAAGCTCCGGGCCCTGAAGCCGAACCTGCTCACCATCTACACGAACATCCCCCAGGCCTTCAACCTGCTCGAGCAGGGGGAGGCCTGGATGATCGGGAGCGCCTTCTCGATCAACACCTTCGACCGGAAGCGCAAGGGGGCGCCGGTCGACCTGTCGGCGCCGAAGGAGGGGACCTTCGCCATGCCCTCCGGGATCGCCAAGGTCAAGAACGGCCCGCAGCCGGAGCTCAGCTACCAGTTCCTGAACGAGTTCCTCGGTCCCGAGTACCAGAAGATCACCGCCGAGCTCGCCGCCGCGCTCCCGACGCACGTGGACGCGCCCGTCCCGCCCGGGATGCCGAAGAGCGAGCCGTTCGTCCCCGACTGGGCCTTCGTGGCCAAGCACCGCAAGGACTGGGTCGAGCGCTGGGACAAGGAAATGGGGGCGTGACGCGGTCCGCGAGCGCGGACCGGCTCACCGAGGTGCCCTCGAACGAGCTGGGGGGTCGGGTCCGGCAATGGGACCGGGCCGAGACCCGAGCAGCCCTAGGACGCAGGGAGGAGGCGGGCCGAGGCGTATGCCGCATACGTTGAGGCCCGCCGACGACCGAGGACGACGGGATGCGACGGGGATCGGCCCGGACCGGCTCACCGAGCGCCGGGAGCCCCCCTCCGCCGCGGAAGGGCTCGCCTACCTCGACGTCGCGGGCGTTCACAAGCGGTTCCGGGAGACGATCGTCCTGGTGGGCCTCGACCTCCAGGTCCGGGCCGGCGAGTTCGTCTCCCTGCTCGGGCCCTCGGGCTGCGGCAAGACCACGCTCCTGCGAGTCATCGCCGGCCTCTTACCGGCTGAGCGCGGCCTGATCCGGCTCGACG
It includes:
- a CDS encoding aspartate/glutamate racemase family protein, producing MKLLVINPNSSETVTAAIMESARRGAAPGTELVSVTTKGGTRNIDSALGDYLSGAYMIRTCLEAVKVHRPDAVVLAGFGRVGIDALKEALDVPVVSISEASMAVACLLGHRFTTLTMLEQFVPYQQDLVRLYGFEAKCASVRAINMNVEECVTNREEALRQLEARIQQVVADDRAEVVILACAGLCGYDAELSRLAGVPVLDPVAVGVKVAEGLVALGLAQSKVRKFAHPPQDLEFYL
- a CDS encoding extracellular solute-binding protein; protein product: MHRRTVFPARMTRRDVLKLAGAATASTLGFPTVARAQRKEIVVGGAASHKAFMDPTVVPLFEKKYNCKIIFEGTKSLTNLEKMVSNKAKPYLSVVMMDDPVLLLAVKEDVIEKLTPARVPNLSKLKPAAIHMDGMWVNYQQPYAGIAHSTDRVKGGVASWTELWDTKYKGKVIVPSLQNTEGLANLFMAAHLETGKPLKEAQYQMDAAFRKLKALRPNLLTVYTQMPQAFNLLEQGEAWMIGGALSSYAMERKRNKAPLDMAAPREGVMAMPSGIARVKNGPEPELSYAFINEMLGVEYQAILSEAAAALPTNTAAPVPAGLPKVEVFVPDWAFVATERKGWVERWDKEMAI
- a CDS encoding ABC transporter substrate-binding protein translates to MNATRPSPYRISRREVLQLAGAAAAASVVGVPAIGRAQTREMVIGGAAGHKVFMDPVIPLFEKKYNCKIIYEGTRSLVNLQKMQSNKDKPYLSIVLMDDPVMIMAMEEGLLDRLTADKVPALKKLKPAAIHMDGMWVNYQQPWTGIGYNTDRLKGGVDSWTALWDGKYKGRVVVPSLQNTEGLGVFWMAAHLETGKPLKDAQYETDAAFKKLRALKPNLLTIYTNIPQAFNLLEQGEAWMIGSAFSINTFDRKRKGAPVDLSAPKEGTFAMPSGIAKVKNGPQPELSYQFLNEFLGPEYQKITAELAAALPTHVDAPVPPGMPKSEPFVPDWAFVAKHRKDWVERWDKEMGA